The window ATGGAATCTCCTTTTCCATTGTGGAATGGGAATACTATCTTTTGTTTCCTTTCCTGTTTTCACACTTTATCCCGATTCCATCCAAGAACGATTTATACCACCTAACGGATACAAACGAGTAGTTTATCCAAAAACAAGTTTTGCATCTTACTTACAAAACTTTCCCTTAAAACCGAAAGGAAGCCCAGTCCTTTTGTACAATGGGAACCACAAACAAAACCAAGTCCATGCGGCCGTTTTAGACTTTCCTCTATTGAAACGAGACCTGATCCAATGTGCGGATGCCGTCATGAAACTCCGTGCCGAGTATTTTTATGCGCAAAAAAAATATGATGCGATCCAATTTAAAATCAGTAATGGGATGGAGGTTCCTTTCCATCGATTTGCCAAAGGGGAACGAGTGGATGTCAAAGGGAACAAAACCAGTTGGAAACAAGGGAAATTCAAAAAAGGGTATGGGCGCGATGTCTTTGAAGAATACTTACAATTTATCTACAGTTATGCGGGAACCATTTCCCTCAAATCGGAACTTGTCAAAAAATCAGTAATACAATTGGAACCTGGTGATGTTTGGATTGAAGCAGGATCCCCAGGACATGTGGTGATGGTAGTAGACAAAGCCACGAGTGACGATGGACAAATGGTATTCCTTTTGGCTCAAAGTTATATGCCGTCACAGGAAATGCACATTTTGAAATCGGAGGGTGAATACTCTCCTTGGTTTCCTCTTCCAAAAGGTAATAATTTCCAAACCCCAGAATGGGAATTCCAAACAAATCAATTTTATGGATTTTTAAATCTAAAAAAATCTCCTTAGTTTTCACTTTTCATTTTTCCAATCAAGGTGATACTGTCACTGTGTTGGGAAAAATGAAAAACATCGCCGTGTATTGCGGCTCTTCCTCCGGAAACGATCCTTCTTTTGAAAAAGAAGCCTTTCGATTAGGGGATTACTTAGCCACTCATAAACTTGGTTTGGTTTATGGTGGTGCCAGTGTGGGTCTTATGGGTGCAGTCGCAAACGGTTGTTTGTCGAAACAAGGCAAAGTCATCGGAGTTATCCCAAACTTTCTCAAACGAAAGGAAATCGAACACATTGGCCTTACAGAACTCATCCAGGTGGAGTCCATGCATGAAAGAAAACGGATCATGTTTGACTTATCCGATGCCTTCCTTGTGTTACCTGGTGGATTTGGAACCATGGAGGAGTTTTTTGAAGTGGTGACTTGGTCCCAACTAGGATTACACAACAAACCCATTGTGCTTTTGAATTGGAATGGATTTTATAACCCTCTTGTCCAAATGCTCCATACCATGTTGGACTCAGGGTTCTTAAAAAAAGAAAATCTAAACCTTGTGCAAGTCCTAAACAAAACGGACGATTTACTCACCCATTTACATAACTATTCTCCGTCTAAGACGGAGAAATGGTTGTCGGAAGATAGCATCTAATCAAAATTCAATGGCAAGGAAGGAACAAACAGATCTATGCTCCGTAAGCTACTTACATTTCAGTTTCCTAAATCATTTTCTTTTGCCATAGGGCTCACCCTCTTTTTTGGTTCCTTTCCAGTTCTTGTTGCAAACCCCGACCTACTTGAAGGAGATATCTACTACTACGATACCGTTGGTCAAAATCGGAGCCGACCTCCCCAAAGGCCTCATCCCAACAACCTCCACGTGCCCACAATCCCCGCCAAACAAGAGATAACCGTTTTCTCGAATGCCGCGACAGACAAAACTGCATACCCTTACATCCAAACAGCCATTAACTTTGTGGAAGGCCATTTCTCCTTCAAAGCATTTTTGGCCGACGGCACTGAAGTCTCCTATTCCACTCGTGGAGAACATGTGCGTTACTCCAAATGTTTTGGCGAACTTTGTATCATCATCTCCCAAAAAAATGTGTTAGGTGTGAGTAATACAAGCACCGAATGGGAAAAGGGCCATATCTTTGGAGAAGAACGTTACGAAGTGGCAGTGGGTCACAGGGCCGCCCTTGTGGCAAGTGATCGCAAACTCTACTTATACAATAGTTATACGAACCATTGGGAAACCATTAGCCTCGAACAAGAAACCCTTCGTTCCTTTGCCAACCTCTATGATAAAGTGGCCATCATCACATCCCGCCGTATCCTTGTGATTGACCTTACCACCGAAGCCCAATTTGAACAAAACTTACTACTCCGTCGCATTTACCAATTTGAATTGAGAGATGGCTTTATCAATTTTTACTCTGGTGATAAACTTTGGATGTTTCGCCACCAAACAGAGGCATTCGAAGAAGTGGATTTGACGGATTAACCCTTCGGTAAACTCAGGGCAGGCCCTTCGGCACTTCGACATGCTAAAGGACAGAGACATTGATCAACTTAAGGTAAGAATTTTTTTCCGAAAGGTTTGGGCGCCTCGGATCTGTTAGTGGATGATGATACAATCCAATCACGACCGCGCTTTACGCTCCAATCTTTCCTACGGAAAGGATTTCCGCTGCAATCGCTGGCGCAGTAAATCTAAATGAATCGAATGTCCGATCACATTCTTCACTGGATCCATTTTGATTTGAACCAAGCATACGAGAAGTTCCGAGTGTTTCAGATTGTATTTTGCAGGCAGGAACTTGGTTTGGCGCTACTAGAAAGAAGATTGGAGAAACGACAGTTGCCAACTTGCACATATTCTCGATTGGCTTTCTAATTCTTCTCGTTGGAGCTATTTTCTATACCATTCGTAAATCCTGTAAATCCCTTCTACATTCAGAGACTGGATCTGATCAAAAGGTGAAGGACGTATCTTAGTGGAGAATGGGGAAATACAAATTTGTCGTAGACCGAGCGAAGCTGGAATTACAGAAGTGAATCGTTTTCTCGCTGTTATGCGAAACAGATAGATTTAACTGACTTTCTTGAATTCTTCATTCACTTTTTCTGAAAGTAATATCTTGATTAGAGACTGAGAAGGCACATCATTTTTATTGGCTAAGATTTTAATTCTTTCCAGTAGAGCTTCTGGTAATCTTAGAGAAATCATTTCAGTAGAAGGTTTAAGATTTGGGAATTTTACTTTCTCTGAATTTTCAAAATTAAAATAATCAGTCGCTTCATTCTAATCGCAAAACTCAATTTCTTCTTCAAGTGATTTGAATTTAGGAATTTTCTTTTTGTTAGTTTTCAAAAAACTTTCTTTCCTTTTTGCTCATATCTCTAGTAGAAATAATTCTAATTTTATTATTTCGAATGGTGAGTACCGCAAACAGCCTCCTTGAATCATTGGAAATTCCTAAGGAAGCAAATCTCCTTTCTTTTTCTGAATGATTTTCATCGTAAGCAATCAGAATCGGCTCATTAAAGAATATTTCCTCATTTTCCCCGAGTTTTACTTTATGCTTAAGCCAATTTTTATCAATATTTCCATGATCCCACTCAAAACCTTCTATTGAGGAAAATTCCAGTAGTTTCATGTATATGTCTAGAATATACATTTTTTAGACTACGATCACCTATTTTTTTTAGTTGCCACTCGCGCCGACTTACATCCCAATCTTCGACATGCTAAAGGACCAGTAATGACCAATCTGTCACGAATACGGGAACTAACCCACGCTTGGTGATTTTATCGTGGAAAAGTCATAAGATGATCGTAACTGGTAAAACAAAACAACAGTGAATGGTTTATTTTTTGATTCCTTCTCTATTCAAAATTTTTTTTCATCATGTTTTGATTTTAGCAAAAACTAAGGCATTACTCTCTGCATTGATAGAAACAACAACGCATCAAGACGACAAACATAAAGCTTTCGAAAATCTAACAGATGAGAGGTGGTTTGCGGTAAATATTATTTTAAGATTTGAATTTGACTCGTGAAATTGTCTCAAAGTCTAAACATTGGCATTATGAACTCATACCGTTTTTTGATTTCGCTCTTTCTCATTTACTTTAGTGTTTCTACGTGTAAACCTTCCACTCTGGAAAATGGTTGTGACCCAAGTTCGAAATCTTTTTATTCATTGGTACTCATCAAGAGTCTGTCCAACGAACGTTCTGCAAGTTGTGTTCCTTTTTTCGAAAGGAGCTTACCTAATTTTATCAGTTATGGTGTGTTTTCAGCTGGCTCACCAACGGAAGTATTGACCGCCGCCATCGCAAAAGGGAAATTTTATATCGGCGGTTTGTTTGATCAAATCGCGGCAACCACCGGTGGGGGAGCCTTTGTTTGGAGTGATTCTGGCACTCCCGTTGCTTCTACCTATTGCCCACAATTGGACGTATTCAATGACACAACATCCAGTTTTGGAACGATCAACCAAGCGGTTCTCGACCCAGAAGGAAATCTTTACATTCTGGGAAACTTCACCCACATCCAAAGTTATCCGAGGCAAAACTTAGCCAAAATCAACTCGCGATGCCAATTGGATTTAGAGTTTGATGCAAAATTAAATCCATCTAGTACCATTTTTTATGATCTGCTCTATTTAGATGGTCGTATCTTTATTTCAGGCGACTTCCAAACTTCCAATGGAGCCATCACCAATGTTCCTACCACTACGTTTCGTGAACATATTGCCTCTGTGAATGCAAAAACGGGATTGATTGACTCTTGGAATCCAAATGTAACAGGAACAGATGTTAGATGTATGACAACTGATGGCACCTATATTTATATTGGAGGTGGGTTTACTGCTGTGAATGCAAATGGGGCAGGCAATCTAGGCAAACTGCACAAAGACAACGGTTCCACTTTTTATGCGATGGTTGATACTAACGGTACAGTCAATGCAGTGGAAATAAAAGATGGAATTTTATACATCGGCGGAGTTTTCTCAGCTCTGAACGGAAGCACTGTCACTCGTTCCAAACTGGCAGCCATTGATTTATCCACAAACTCGGTGACATCTGCTTTCAGTTCGTTAACGATCGCAGGAAATGCAGTCTTTGATATCGCAATTTACAATAATACACTCTTTGTAGCAGGTGAAATTTCAACACCTAGACTCGGAATCTTTAAGATAGATTTACTCGGGACAGTGCAAAGTAATAATTATGCAATTGATGGAATCTTTCAAAATGTATACAAACTTTCACTCGTTGGAGATCAGTTGTTTGCATTTGGATCATTTGAAACGGTATGTACATTAGATAGAAAGTATTTTTTTCAATTGGACATTCCGACAGATCAAATCACTTCATTTGATCCCAAGCTTATGAATGCCAATTATGAATTCAATGGCGTTGCGATAAAGATGAAAGATAATGTGATCTTTTTGGGAGGTGGATTCGGAGCCGTTGACACAAGATCACAAAGTTATTTTGCTGAATTGGATCTACAAACAGGTCAGCCAACAAATTGGAATCCGCAACCGAATGATCTCATTTCCAATATCTTAATTGCAGAAAATCGAATTTACTTACACGGACAATTTTCATTGATTGATAGCACTGTTCGTCAATCCACAGCAGCTTTTGATTTAGACACAAAAGCATTGTTAGCTTGGAATCCAATTTTTCCTGCCGTCTCAATCGAATCCATGATTTATCATCAAGACTCCATTTATGTAGGTGGTTCGTTTACGACCGTTAACTCAATATCTGTCAACCGTATCGCAAAACATGATCTCAATGAAAGTGGATTTGATCCAAATTTCATAACAACTCCCAATAATACAGTGCGATCCCTACAAATCTGGAACGAAGAGCTTTTTGCAGCCGGCCAATTCACATCCATTCCTGACGCAGCAATCCACCTAGCTAAACTCAATCGATCGACTGGTGGTTTTCTCGGAACCCATTCAGATACTTTTTCCTCTAACTTTTCTGCCTATACTAGTTTTGTTTCTGACAACCGTTTGATTTTAAGCGGACAATACGAAACTGTATCTCCCATCCCAGGGTTTGGTCTTTCTTTTTACCAACTTCCAAATTTAACTTCAATTTCCACCAATGGAACCTTTGCCAGTACATCCGAATTCGTTCGATCCATCGACCAAAGCGAAACAAGGATCTACTTAGGAGGCCTTATCACAACCGTCGGAGGTAATGCGCGAAATGGAATTTTTTCTTTGAACCGACAAACACTAACAATTAATAGTTGGGATCCAAAATTAGAATCGGGTTCGGCAATCCGAAAAATCATTTTTCATGAAAATGCGGTTTATGCGTTTGGCAACATTGTGAATGCTAACAAACGTTACAGATCCGGAATCGTAAAAATGGAAGCGGAGTCGGGGTTTTTATATTAAAACATTACCGAAACGTAGACACGAAGCGAACATCCACCTACTCAGGAACCACAACAATGGTTCTTGAGAAAAAATCGAATTCCTTCGAAATACCACATGAGATTGCATACGACAGTTAGGTGAAAACATCGACCTATAAATAACAAAAACCTAAACTGTTCCTTTTAATATTTTAATTGTAGCATTATCCATTAATATTTCTAAATAATTGGCTTAACAATACGACAAAGTTGATACTTGCAAATATTCTAATACACACGATAAATTATTTTTTTACAAAATCAGAGATTCATAAAATTTTGTGAATTAAATATTCCCTTTATTTGTTAAACGATATAGATGCAATCTTTCTCTACTTTCTTTTTTTTATTCATTTTCTTTCTAACTTCGTGTAACGACCAGTCTACCAACAAAGATTTGTTTCTTTTGGCTTTTTTGAATTTTTCAGGAGTTCCTGCCAATTCTGGACTAGAAGACAAATTCCAATCCACTCAAGCAACTACCTTTTATCGAAAGGATGGAAACATAGAATTCCAAGACATTCTCATTGAATACAAACTGAACTCATCGCAAGTCACTTCGGAAACTGTAGAAGCATTTATAGGAAATCCAAATGAAATTTCTTATGATGCGCAAACGAATCAAATTTCTGGATTTTTCCAACAGAAAGAGGATTCATTCCAAACGAATTCAGTTGTCTTTTCGTATTCAGATCATACAAAAAAATTCAAAGTTTTAATCACTGTAAAGAGAGACGGTAAAGTGATTTCCTTACGGGAACTGACCACCACTCCGCCAAATCCTCCAACCATCCCTCCTAATTCTATCACCTTACCTCTGATCAGTTATGAAACCAAACGATCGTTCATTGGTGGCACAGAACACCAAGTGATCCGAGTTAAATTTGAATCAGGTTCGGATCTATCCGCATTCAAACAACTAAATGCTTATATTGGTAGACCAAGTATCATCGCCCTTGCAGCGGATCAATATAATGTGAACAATTATATCTCTGCCTCGTATTTTGATACTTCATCCCAAAACTTTTTATTTTTAACTCCCGAACTAAACTCATCTTATAAAATTATTGTTGTGGGTTCCACTGCTGATGCAAAAGGAAATCGAAGTATCGATACTGTTCCTCCTCCCCCACCAGTTTCCCCATGCCTTGGAAGTGTGAATGCTCCTACTACCATTGGAAACTGTGCAACCCATTGTATGGTTGTGGATTTAGTTGGGAATCAAATGACATATACAACAAAAGCAACAATCCAAACTGCAACCGAAGACTACCTCTATTTAGATTCCACAAGTTCTACGGTGAGTGGCAACAGCGGACCCGCAGGTTTTACATATGATGAATTTTTTTCTCCGATCACTGCGGGAACATACCAAACGAACCCAAGTACCTTTGATGTCACGTCTTATCATGAACAATGTGTCGTCCTTTCTTCCTATTTTGTGCAAGATGGACCTAATGGATTTCGAGATCATTATCTCTCAGGAAAAGTTTTTGTCCCATAACAGTCATTATACTAAATAATTGAATTTAATTAATTCTCTACAGGATTTTGATTTCACCGAGGGAATCTAATTTCAAAGAATGTTGTTTGTTCTAGTTTTTGATGAAATATTTTCCAAACAATTGATTTACCAGATTTTTGACGAATCAGATTCCGATTCCATTTCCAACCCATATTCCGACAATCCATCCCTTTGCTATCATATCTTCCATTGCCATAGGAATGCTTAAAAAAACTTAAATTAGAACTAAAGTAAGATTCAAATCGACAAATCAGAAATTTTGTAAATTAGATTTGACTTTGATCCGTCTTACTTCATACACTTCGGCAAGCTCATTGCAGGTACAAAGGATTGTCTCCCCAATATCGGTGATTGTTTTTAGGCATTGGTGATTGGAAAATCTCATTCCAAGTTCCAAAGTGGTTCCATTAAAAACTCGGACGTATTTACCTTATGAATCAAATAAAATGGTTATCTCTCCGATATCAGTTTTTAACACTTGTTTGCTGTATTTTTATCTCTTTGTGTTTTATTCTCACTTGTGAAAAAAATAGTTCCCCAGAACAAGTTGCCTTCAAAAAGGTATATGATGAAAAAAAATGGGGTGGAGGATCAGGCATTGGCTCTTGGCCAGAGAATGCGGGTCCTTATCTCACACTTTTACAAGAATACTTGAATGATCCAAAGTATCAAACGATTGTAGATCTTGGTTGTGGAGATTGGAGACTGATGGAAACCATGATCATTCCAGAGGAAAAAAATTATTTGGGATATGATCTTGTGCCATCCCTCATCGAACAAAACACAAAAAAATATTCCAAAAAAAATGTTAAATTCATAATGATCAAACAACTAAGTGACATTCGAAATGTCTCAGCAGACCTATTAATCGTAAAAGACGTGTTACACCATTGGCCTATCGCACATATAAACTATTTTCTAAAAGAAATATTGCCAAACTATCGGTATGCACTCATCACCAACGATTATAATTTATTTGCATTGAACCAGGATATAAATTTCGCAGAGTTTCGGCCGATCAATTTACAAAAAGAACCCTTCGTTCCCGTGATTGGCCTTCAAGTCTTATTTGATTATCCCTCGCATGGAATCATAAAACGTGTCTACTTATATAAAAATCCGGCTGATTAGGTCGCAAAAAAAACGGTGCATTCGAAGTCGTGGAATGAACGGACTAAGGGGATTG of the Leptospira biflexa serovar Patoc strain 'Patoc 1 (Paris)' genome contains:
- a CDS encoding DUF4846 domain-containing protein, producing the protein MGILSFVSFPVFTLYPDSIQERFIPPNGYKRVVYPKTSFASYLQNFPLKPKGSPVLLYNGNHKQNQVHAAVLDFPLLKRDLIQCADAVMKLRAEYFYAQKKYDAIQFKISNGMEVPFHRFAKGERVDVKGNKTSWKQGKFKKGYGRDVFEEYLQFIYSYAGTISLKSELVKKSVIQLEPGDVWIEAGSPGHVVMVVDKATSDDGQMVFLLAQSYMPSQEMHILKSEGEYSPWFPLPKGNNFQTPEWEFQTNQFYGFLNLKKSP
- a CDS encoding class I SAM-dependent methyltransferase, which codes for MNQIKWLSLRYQFLTLVCCIFISLCFILTCEKNSSPEQVAFKKVYDEKKWGGGSGIGSWPENAGPYLTLLQEYLNDPKYQTIVDLGCGDWRLMETMIIPEEKNYLGYDLVPSLIEQNTKKYSKKNVKFIMIKQLSDIRNVSADLLIVKDVLHHWPIAHINYFLKEILPNYRYALITNDYNLFALNQDINFAEFRPINLQKEPFVPVIGLQVLFDYPSHGIIKRVYLYKNPAD
- a CDS encoding BrnT family toxin, which encodes MKLLEFSSIEGFEWDHGNIDKNWLKHKVKLGENEEIFFNEPILIAYDENHSEKERRFASLGISNDSRRLFAVLTIRNNKIRIISTRDMSKKERKFFEN
- a CDS encoding TIGR00730 family Rossman fold protein, coding for MKNIAVYCGSSSGNDPSFEKEAFRLGDYLATHKLGLVYGGASVGLMGAVANGCLSKQGKVIGVIPNFLKRKEIEHIGLTELIQVESMHERKRIMFDLSDAFLVLPGGFGTMEEFFEVVTWSQLGLHNKPIVLLNWNGFYNPLVQMLHTMLDSGFLKKENLNLVQVLNKTDDLLTHLHNYSPSKTEKWLSEDSI